The Candidatus Aramenus sp. CH1 DNA segment TCTTCACTACTACAGAACTTTAGCCTCTCACTTGGCTAACTCCTTGTGGGATCTTGGCGTCTCCACGGTTTACTTGGGCTATCCTTACTTCATTCCTAGGATGGTAACAAGCTCACTTCAAATTTGGTCTTTTCGCAAGTTGGCGCAATAGCGAACAAACTCCACGAGCACGGCGTAAAGACATACCTAGTGATTGAGTACAATACTTCGCGGCTCTGCGCCTTCCATAACGTTAAGGTTGACAGAAATCCAAGGGATGTCGTTAACTGTCCTTTTGGCCGTAAACTTCACAGCGACGTTAGTGGAGCGTTAAACATCGTGAAACTTGGAGTTAAGAAGATTGTCAACGCTTTGGCTCTTTCCTTTCTCTTCACATCACGGGGTATCTCCCTTAAGGGGGAGTAACGCTCAAGACCTATGCAGAACCCTCGCAGGGCTGGGAGTAGGTCAGCAAGTTTACGAACTCCACCTGTTGCTCATACGTCGCTATTGCTAAGACGTGGGGCGGGACGAAGGCCATGGCGTCTACTGTTGTGCCGTTTATGGTGAAGTTCTCTACTACCCGGAAGCTGGAGGGAGATATGCCCTCTATGACGTTGCTCTGGTATGCCCCCACGTACACCACGCTGGTGTAGTTATCGTAGGCCAACGCCTGTGGCCTAGAAACTACGTTTACTTTCTTCACCTCGTCGTTGCTTATGAAGTATAAGGCGTTGCCGTACGAGGCGGTCACCGCAACGTAGCCGTCAGCGCAGGTTATTGCGGGGTACTTGGCCACGTGAGGGATGGTGTAGTTCTTGACTACTTGGCCATTCAAGTTAAGCTGAGGGAGGGGTCCTTTCTGGTACACCACATACAAGTAGCCTCCCCCAGCGGTTATCCTGAAGGGCACCGTCCCTGAATAGGAGTGTAAGTTCACTGTGAGCGCTGTTCCATTGCCCTTCAGCGCCATCAGTTGCCCAGACCCCTGGAGCACCACGTAGACCTCCCCGTTCTTCGCGCAGTACACGCCGTAGCTTGGGTTCTTAGACGCGAAGATGTTGTAAACTTGAACGGAGGTTTCTCCAGTTGCCACCAAAAAAGCTATGAGAACTCCCAACACTATTAGCCTATATATGTTCATATGAAAATATTTCAAGTTTACATATTAAACTTTTCCCACTTTCAAACGATTAAAACAGAGGGGAAAAAAGAGAAATGTGGAAAGGCTACTCCACGTCCACCTCTATCCAACCGTTGTTGTCCCTTATGTTGTACGTCTTCAACCCAAGCTTCTCCTTAGGCGCGTCTGACGCTACGTAAGGTGGTTCGAGCATCTTGCCCGTGGTCAGCTCGAACAAGGCGTGGTGGCAGGGGCACTTCACCGTAAGCCTCTGCTCATCCAGTTCTCCTAGGATACACCTAGCGTGGGAGCAGACTGCATCCATTGCGTAGAGCTTCCCTCCAACGTTGGCTATGAAGACCACCTTGTCGTCTACCTTAACTGAGGCATGCTTTGCCTTTTCAAGTGCCTTTGCGGAAATAGTTCGTTTCCAAACCATGAGAGAAACTATGCGTTTAAGATTTAAGCTTGCCTATTAAAACGTATATATTCACGGGGGAGACGTTTTCTCTCATTTTTAATTATAGTTTAAAAACTTTCACGGAAAAATTTATCATGGTAGATTCCGTGGAACCGTTACTTGTGGAAAACGTAAGGGAGTTCGCCAGGAAATACGTCCAACCAATAGCCGAGAAAGTGGACAGTGAGGACTGGTACCCCAAGGAGGTCGTGCTGAAGATGGGAGAACTTGGTATCCTAGACCCCCTACACTACGGCGTCGACCTACACGACGCTATGCTCTCCCTCTTAGAAATAGCCAAAGTAAGCGGTTCGCTGGCCCTAATCCAGGACGCGCAGGCGGAGCTAGTGAACGCCCCACTTAGGAAGTACCTAGGTAGCAGGGTAAGCGACGACCTAGCTTCAGGGAAGGTCATAGGCTCTTTTGCCCTGAGTGAGCCGTGCTGCGGCTCAGACGCTAAGGCCATGAGGACGAGAGTAAGGAGGGAGGGGGACAAGCTACTGGTGAACGGGGAAAAGATGTGGATAACCCAGGGGCTCTACGCCGACCTCTTCCTAGTCTTCGCCAAGGATGAGCAGGGGGAGGTGAAGGCCTTGTTGGTATATAAGGACAGTTGCGTTGAGAGGGAGAAGGTAGAGGTGCAGGGGAACAGAGGCACCGGTACCGCGAGGTTGAGGTTCTCCAACTGCGTGGTGGAGAGGGAAGTAGGGGGGTGGGAGGTGGCGAAGTACGCGTTGTCCATAGGGAGGATAGCCATATCCGCGATAGCGCTTGGGCTGGCGTGGGGAGCTATGGAGGAGGCGTACGCGTGGGCATCCGAGAGAGAAGTCTTCGGTAAAAAGTTGTTACAACACCAAGGAATCCAGTGGACTTTCTCCGAGTCCCTCGCCGACCTCATCTCCACCTCCTCTCTTCTAGAGACCACCTGCAGGGCGTTCTCCTCAGACTGGGTAAGAGCGGAACCCTTGATCTCTGCGCTTAAGCTGACTTCCTCCAAGGTGGCAAACAAGGTAGTGGACTCAATGCTCCAGGTGATGGGGGGAATGGGTTACGCCAAGGGCTCCAGGGTGGAGAGGGCCTACAGGGACGTGAGGCTGACGAGGATTGGGGAGGGGAGCGACGAGGTCCAGAAGCTCATACTGTTTAAACACTTAAAGCAGATTGCCTCATCTGGGTTTAGAACCGACGTGAGCTCTTTTTGACTATTTATAAATTATTTTCTATATACTTACTAAAATAACAAAAATTTTTAAATCTTCTTAAACATGTGGGATAATGAAAAAAGTGGGAGTTATTGGAGTCGGTTGGTTCGGTTTTTCTCCCCACATACACGACCACTCTTTTAGGGAGATGATGTTCGAGGCCTCGCAGAGGGCCTACCATGACGCAAACGTCAACCCGAGAGAGGACGTGGACGCCTTCATTTCATGCCAAGAGGACTTCTGGGAGGGAATCTCCATATCAGACGAGTTCGCCCCTGACCCAGTAGGCGGTTCAATGAGGCCTGCCATGACGGTTGCGGGGGACGGCCTTCAGGGAGTAGCCCACGGAGTAATGATGATAAACTCTGGGGTAGCGGACGTGGTAGTAGTGGAGGCACACGCAAAGCCCAGCGACGTCCTCTCCTTCTCAAAGGTAGTGGAGCTGGCGATGGACCCCCTTTACGTGAGGGGAGCTAACGTGAACTACCACTTCATAGCTGGATTAGACGCGGTCAAGTTTATGGAGAGGACTGGAGTAACTAGGGAGGACTTGGCTGAGGTGGTGGTCAAGAACAAGGCATCTGGGCTCAAGACTGGGAGGGCCCCCTTTGCTTCCTCGTTGGACAAGGACTACGTGGAGTCCTTGGAGACAGTAGTGTACCCGCTGAGTAAGGCCGACATAGCCCAACCAGTTGACGCGTCAATAGTTGTCGTCGTAGCCTCTGAGGAAGTGGCAAGGAAGTTTAACGACGCCCCAGTGTGGATAACGGGGATCTCTTTCGCCACAGACAGCTCTAACTTGGAGCTGGCAGAACTAGGTAGGGCCAGTTACCTCGCCCTAGCGTCAAAGGAGGCCTTCAAGACGAGCAAACTGGAATCCCCTCTGAAGGTGGACGGGATATTCGTGGACGACAGATATAGCTACAAGGAGCTCATGCACCTAGAGGCCTTGGGCGTCCAAGACGTCATGGGTATGCTCAGGGAGGGCTACTTCAACCCAGGGAGCTACCTACCCGTGAATCCTAAGGGGGGACACTTGGCAAAGGGATTCCCCCTTGAGGCCTCTGGCCTCTCCCTCCTACTTGACGCAGTGGAGTACTTGAGGGAGGGGGAGAAGAAGGCAATAGTAGCAAGCTGGAGGGGAGTGCCCACCTTCACGGGAGCAGTGGCGGTGATGGAAAGATGAGGACTAACCTCTACTTTAGGAGAGTGGCGGTGATAGGCGCTGGGATGACGCCGTTCAAGAGGAGGTACTTGGAGACGCCACAGGAGCTG contains these protein-coding regions:
- a CDS encoding Rieske (2Fe-2S) protein, translated to MVWKRTISAKALEKAKHASVKVDDKVVFIANVGGKLYAMDAVCSHARCILGELDEQRLTVKCPCHHALFELTTGKMLEPPYVASDAPKEKLGLKTYNIRDNNGWIEVDVE
- a CDS encoding zinc ribbon domain-containing protein; amino-acid sequence: MVFSQVGAIANKLHEHGVKTYLVIEYNTSRLCAFHNVKVDRNPRDVVNCPFGRKLHSDVSGALNIVKLGVKKIVNALALSFLFTSRGISLKGE
- a CDS encoding acyl-CoA dehydrogenase family protein; the protein is MVDSVEPLLVENVREFARKYVQPIAEKVDSEDWYPKEVVLKMGELGILDPLHYGVDLHDAMLSLLEIAKVSGSLALIQDAQAELVNAPLRKYLGSRVSDDLASGKVIGSFALSEPCCGSDAKAMRTRVRREGDKLLVNGEKMWITQGLYADLFLVFAKDEQGEVKALLVYKDSCVEREKVEVQGNRGTGTARLRFSNCVVEREVGGWEVAKYALSIGRIAISAIALGLAWGAMEEAYAWASEREVFGKKLLQHQGIQWTFSESLADLISTSSLLETTCRAFSSDWVRAEPLISALKLTSSKVANKVVDSMLQVMGGMGYAKGSRVERAYRDVRLTRIGEGSDEVQKLILFKHLKQIASSGFRTDVSSF
- a CDS encoding thiolase domain-containing protein, with protein sequence MKKVGVIGVGWFGFSPHIHDHSFREMMFEASQRAYHDANVNPREDVDAFISCQEDFWEGISISDEFAPDPVGGSMRPAMTVAGDGLQGVAHGVMMINSGVADVVVVEAHAKPSDVLSFSKVVELAMDPLYVRGANVNYHFIAGLDAVKFMERTGVTREDLAEVVVKNKASGLKTGRAPFASSLDKDYVESLETVVYPLSKADIAQPVDASIVVVVASEEVARKFNDAPVWITGISFATDSSNLELAELGRASYLALASKEAFKTSKLESPLKVDGIFVDDRYSYKELMHLEALGVQDVMGMLREGYFNPGSYLPVNPKGGHLAKGFPLEASGLSLLLDAVEYLREGEKKAIVASWRGVPTFTGAVAVMER